A portion of the Doryrhamphus excisus isolate RoL2022-K1 chromosome 20, RoL_Dexc_1.0, whole genome shotgun sequence genome contains these proteins:
- the echs1 gene encoding enoyl-CoA hydratase, mitochondrial isoform X1, whose product MAFLCRNATLLLKSCRATPGLLASARLCSSAGTQYEYIMVEKRGENKNVGLIQLNRPKALNALCDGLMKELGQALDTLERDRDVGAIVLTGSDRAFAAGADIKEMQNLTFQKCYGGNFLSHWTRVSTVKKPVIAAVNGFALGGGCELAMMCDIIYAGEKAQFGQPEILLGTIPGAGGTQRLTRAVGKSLAMEMVLTGDRISAQEAKQSGLVSKICPVDQLVSEAVKCGEKIAANSKLVSAMAKEAVNAAFELTLAEGNHFEKRLFHATFATDDRKEGMTAFVEKRKANFQDN is encoded by the exons ATGGCTTTTCTTTGCAGAAATGCAACCTTGCTCCTAAAATCGTGCCGAGCGACGCCTGGTCTTTTGGCCTCCGCTCGCCTCTGTAGCTCGG CAGGCACACAATATGAGTATATTATGGTAGAGAAGCGAGGAGAGAACAAGAATGTGGGTTTAATCCAGCTGAACCGACCTAAAGCTCTCAATGCGCTGTGTGACGGCCTGATGAAAGAGTTGGGTCAGGCTTTGGACACCTTGGAGAGGGACAGAGATGTGGGCGCTATCGTCCTCACCGGCAGCGACAGAGCATTTGCAg CTGGAGCGGACATCAAAGAAATGCAAAATCTGACCTTCCAGAAGTGTTATGGCGGTAACTTTCTGTCCCACTGGACCAGAGTGTCTACTGTGAAGAAGCCAGTGATTGCTGCTGTTAATGGTTTTGCT TTGGGCGGCGGCTGCGAGTTGGCCATGATGTGTGACATCATCTACGCTGGAGAGAAAGCCCAGTTTGGCCAACCAGAAATCCTGCTGGGGACCATCCCTG GGGCGGGGGGCACTCAGCGTCTGACCCGTGCAGTGGGCAAATCTCTAGCCATGGAGATGGTGCTTACAGGAGACAGAATTAGCGCCCAAGAAGCCAAACAGTCAG GTTTGGTGAGTAAAATCTGTCCCGTGGACCAGCTGGTGTCAGAAGCGGTGAAATGTGGCGAGAAAATCGCCGCCAATTCCAAACTGGTGTCTGCTATGGCAAAGGAGGCGGTCAATGCAG CCTTTGAATTGACTCTGGCTGAGGGGAATCATTTCGAGAAGCGTTTATTCCATGCCACCTTCGCTACG GATGATCGCAAGGAGGGAATGACTGCGTTTGTGGAGAAGAGAAAGGCCAATTTTCAGGACAACTGA
- the echs1 gene encoding enoyl-CoA hydratase, mitochondrial isoform X2 has translation MAFLCRNATLLLKSCRATPGLLASARLCSSGTQYEYIMVEKRGENKNVGLIQLNRPKALNALCDGLMKELGQALDTLERDRDVGAIVLTGSDRAFAAGADIKEMQNLTFQKCYGGNFLSHWTRVSTVKKPVIAAVNGFALGGGCELAMMCDIIYAGEKAQFGQPEILLGTIPGAGGTQRLTRAVGKSLAMEMVLTGDRISAQEAKQSGLVSKICPVDQLVSEAVKCGEKIAANSKLVSAMAKEAVNAAFELTLAEGNHFEKRLFHATFATDDRKEGMTAFVEKRKANFQDN, from the exons ATGGCTTTTCTTTGCAGAAATGCAACCTTGCTCCTAAAATCGTGCCGAGCGACGCCTGGTCTTTTGGCCTCCGCTCGCCTCTGTAGCTCGG GCACACAATATGAGTATATTATGGTAGAGAAGCGAGGAGAGAACAAGAATGTGGGTTTAATCCAGCTGAACCGACCTAAAGCTCTCAATGCGCTGTGTGACGGCCTGATGAAAGAGTTGGGTCAGGCTTTGGACACCTTGGAGAGGGACAGAGATGTGGGCGCTATCGTCCTCACCGGCAGCGACAGAGCATTTGCAg CTGGAGCGGACATCAAAGAAATGCAAAATCTGACCTTCCAGAAGTGTTATGGCGGTAACTTTCTGTCCCACTGGACCAGAGTGTCTACTGTGAAGAAGCCAGTGATTGCTGCTGTTAATGGTTTTGCT TTGGGCGGCGGCTGCGAGTTGGCCATGATGTGTGACATCATCTACGCTGGAGAGAAAGCCCAGTTTGGCCAACCAGAAATCCTGCTGGGGACCATCCCTG GGGCGGGGGGCACTCAGCGTCTGACCCGTGCAGTGGGCAAATCTCTAGCCATGGAGATGGTGCTTACAGGAGACAGAATTAGCGCCCAAGAAGCCAAACAGTCAG GTTTGGTGAGTAAAATCTGTCCCGTGGACCAGCTGGTGTCAGAAGCGGTGAAATGTGGCGAGAAAATCGCCGCCAATTCCAAACTGGTGTCTGCTATGGCAAAGGAGGCGGTCAATGCAG CCTTTGAATTGACTCTGGCTGAGGGGAATCATTTCGAGAAGCGTTTATTCCATGCCACCTTCGCTACG GATGATCGCAAGGAGGGAATGACTGCGTTTGTGGAGAAGAGAAAGGCCAATTTTCAGGACAACTGA
- the si:ch211-217g15.3 gene encoding uncharacterized protein si:ch211-217g15.3, which produces MFRVTILVCLIFGIAAKPNKPWNKLTDTSVQDTVMSGKRPLSVEVEPPEEMDQTDIDIDPKMKIWESLNLKQAVVAEEDVDDARHPSNIKDQLQMFEADQANTKSNSAPEGDSEEPEQPADAIYHKAREELYRYLAPLTAEYQYRVRFPQPLPEEGEPLAQVRRHIEPEEDKDDFYHPDLESWIQYQDDAKAVPVDWPSESSQPEEDLDHLYHL; this is translated from the exons ATGTTCAG GGTTACCATTTTGGTCTGTTTGATATTTGGCATTGCAGCTAAGCCGAATAAACCATGG AATAAGCTTACCGATACAAGTGTCCAAGATACAGTCAT GTCAGGAAAGAGACCGTTAAGTGTGGAAGTGGAGCCCCCAGAGGAAATGGATCAAaccgatattgatattgatccAAAAATGAAGATTTGGGAGAGTTTGAACTTAAAACAGGCGGTGGTGGCTGAAGAAGACGTGGATGATGCACGCCATCCGTCCAACATCAAAGATCAGTTGCAAATGTTTGAGGCTGACCAGGCCAACACCAAGTCCAATTCTGCCCCAGAAGGAGACAGTGAAGAGCCTGAGCAGCCCGCTGATGCAATCTACCACAAAGCCAGAGAAGAGCTGTATAGATACTTGGCCCCGCTCACAGCTGAATACCAATACAGAGTCCGATTTCCCCAACCTCTACCAGAGGAGGGTGAACCGCTTGCACAGGTCAGACGTCACATAGAACCAGAGGAGGACAAGGATGACTTTTACCATCCTGACCTGGAAAGCTGGATCCAGTACCAAGATGACGCCAAAGCTGTTCCTGTTGATTGGCCATCTGAGAGCAGCCAACCAGAGGAAGACCTGGATCACCTCTACCACCTCTGA
- the sprn gene encoding shadow of prion protein: protein MNQVLATCWTCLLLSAFLCEPALCKGGRGGSRGSSRGSPARSSTAGTYRGAGSYGGPRSRFRVAGRTSPVRVAAAAAAGAAVALTADKWYASAYRRNNAESSEDELDYYNRTGYFDAQMSGSTRGASFCQMLSVTMATLFSNALLLDSIL from the coding sequence ATGAACCAGGTGCTTGCAACTTGCTGGACTTGCCTCCTGCTGTCTGCCTTCCTGTGCGAGCCTGCACTGTGCAAAGGTGGCCGCGGCGGGTCCAGGGGCTCGTCCCGAGGCTCCCCTGCCCGTAGTTCCACAGCAGGTACCTACCGCGGGGCAGGCAGCTACGGTGGCCCACGCTCTCGCTTCAGGGTGGCGGGGCGGACATCCCCGGTGAGGGTAGCCGCTGCCGCGGCTGCGGGGGCTGCAGTGGCCCTGACGGCAGATAAATGGTACGCATCCGCTTACCGCCGCAACAATGCAGAGAGCTCAGAGGATGAGCTGGATTATTACAACAGGACCGGCTACTTTGATGCCCAAATGTCTGGCTCCACAAGGGGAGCCTCTTTCTGCCAAATGCTttctgtcaccatggcaacactcTTCTCCAATGCACTCCTGCTGGACTCAATACTGTAG